From the Streptomyces sp. KMM 9044 genome, one window contains:
- a CDS encoding homoserine dehydrogenase: MREVSRADVVLSGYGPVGQAFVEHLARQGDGPARRHGVRVNVAVVRASSSQCRLREGEPVPPRSEWGPPAPLEETLDRTAARVFVQAIPSSPQLRRHAAEEALVALRRGVHVVTATKSHLLSHWRDLDEAARAADSMIRISGATGAALPAGDLARTSLRGLGCTTIRACPNGTATFVLDRLAEGGSLGEAVREAQRRGTAEADPSSDLSGEDAATKVRLLAALAWGWDPASVQVRAEPVGEGTSRTALDAVSRACRLRAVASASLGEPHLVRVRLEETEPGDPLYALVGPEKAVVFGCPDAGDVIVSGGRSSPLGAALALVKDTVEVTAPRTGFL, translated from the coding sequence ATGCGTGAGGTGAGCCGGGCCGATGTGGTGCTCTCCGGATACGGTCCGGTCGGCCAGGCCTTCGTCGAGCACCTGGCGCGGCAGGGAGACGGGCCGGCCCGCCGGCACGGTGTACGGGTGAACGTGGCTGTCGTCCGGGCGAGTTCCTCGCAGTGCCGGCTCCGCGAGGGGGAGCCCGTGCCGCCCCGCTCGGAGTGGGGTCCCCCGGCCCCGCTGGAGGAGACGCTCGACCGCACCGCTGCCCGCGTGTTCGTCCAGGCGATCCCGTCCTCACCCCAACTCCGGCGGCATGCCGCGGAGGAGGCCCTCGTCGCCCTGCGCAGAGGGGTTCATGTGGTCACGGCCACCAAGAGCCACCTGCTCAGCCACTGGCGGGACCTCGACGAAGCGGCCCGCGCGGCCGACAGCATGATCAGGATCTCCGGGGCCACGGGAGCCGCTCTGCCGGCGGGGGACCTGGCCAGGACCTCGTTGCGCGGTCTGGGCTGCACGACGATTCGGGCCTGCCCGAACGGCACCGCCACGTTCGTCCTCGACCGCCTCGCCGAGGGCGGATCGCTGGGTGAGGCGGTCCGGGAGGCTCAGCGCCGGGGGACCGCGGAAGCGGATCCGTCGTCCGACCTGTCCGGCGAGGACGCCGCCACCAAGGTGCGGCTGCTGGCAGCGCTGGCCTGGGGATGGGACCCGGCGTCCGTGCAGGTGCGGGCGGAGCCGGTGGGCGAGGGAACTTCCCGGACGGCGCTGGACGCGGTCTCCCGGGCGTGCCGCCTGCGGGCCGTGGCGAGCGCCTCCCTGGGCGAGCCCCACCTCGTCCGCGTCCGACTGGAGGAGACGGAGCCCGGCGACCCCCTGTACGCGCTGGTCGGGCCGGAAAAGGCTGTGGTGTTCGGCTGCCCCGACGCCGGCGACGTGATCGTGAGCGGGGGACGCTCG
- a CDS encoding LacI family DNA-binding transcriptional regulator: MVRTGGTGRAGTAAGPTLAVVAREAGVSVPTASKVVNGREDVAPETRRRVTEALDRLGYVRRPRFDGARAPRMVDLVVDSLGSSGSGAVLHGAEEAAHDAGLEIVVSATLTRCHSGRPERGWLDKLVTRGSSGVLFNLAELGMSQYAWLEQRRIPFVMIDPVLEPPPGVVSVGAANWQGGVTATEHLLSLGHERIAVVAGSGHTLSSGARVAGYRSALAAAGVRYRTEYVRHAGFDEATARCRAQELLDLPEPPTAVFVSSDRMALVVYEALAERGLRVPDDMSVIGFDDLPEARWLAPQLTTVRQPLSEMAATALHLLLRIMDGHHPESTRTELSTRLVERASTAPPRG, encoded by the coding sequence ATGGTCCGTACGGGAGGTACGGGGCGGGCGGGCACGGCGGCCGGGCCGACGCTGGCGGTCGTGGCCCGCGAGGCGGGGGTGTCCGTGCCGACCGCGTCCAAGGTCGTCAACGGGCGTGAGGACGTGGCCCCGGAGACCCGGCGCCGGGTCACGGAGGCGCTGGACCGGCTCGGCTATGTGCGCAGACCCCGGTTCGACGGGGCGAGGGCACCGCGCATGGTGGACCTCGTGGTGGACTCGCTGGGAAGTTCGGGGTCCGGCGCGGTCCTGCACGGTGCGGAGGAGGCGGCGCACGACGCGGGGCTGGAGATCGTGGTGTCGGCCACGCTGACCCGCTGCCACTCCGGCCGCCCGGAGCGCGGCTGGCTGGACAAGCTGGTGACCCGTGGATCGTCGGGGGTCCTGTTCAACTTGGCCGAGCTGGGCATGTCCCAGTACGCCTGGCTGGAGCAGCGCCGCATCCCGTTCGTCATGATCGACCCGGTGCTCGAACCCCCGCCCGGTGTCGTGTCGGTGGGCGCGGCGAACTGGCAGGGCGGGGTCACGGCGACCGAGCATCTGCTGTCGCTGGGGCACGAGCGCATCGCCGTCGTCGCGGGTAGCGGGCACACTCTGTCCAGCGGCGCCCGTGTCGCCGGCTACCGCTCGGCCCTCGCCGCGGCGGGGGTCCGGTACCGCACGGAGTACGTGCGCCACGCCGGGTTCGACGAGGCCACCGCCCGCTGCCGTGCCCAGGAACTCCTCGACCTGCCCGAGCCGCCCACGGCCGTCTTCGTCTCCTCGGACCGGATGGCGCTCGTCGTGTACGAGGCCCTGGCCGAACGGGGCCTGCGCGTGCCGGACGACATGAGCGTGATCGGCTTCGACGACCTCCCCGAGGCCCGCTGGCTCGCCCCGCAGCTGACGACCGTTCGCCAGCCCCTGTCCGAGATGGCGGCGACCGCACTGCACCTCCTGCTCCGCATCATGGACGGCCACCACCCGGAAAGCACCCGCACCGAACTGTCCACCCGCCTGGTGGAACGCGCGAGCACGGCGCCGCCGCGCGGCTGA
- a CDS encoding VOC family protein, translated as MSARFDAIGLVVSDMGASVAFYRRLGFAFPEGAEKQGHAEAELPGGLRLLLDTEEVVRSFHAGWEPPSGGGRASLALRCDSPAEVDSLYEELMASGCRSELKPWDAMWGQRYATVLDPDGNGVDLFAPLVF; from the coding sequence ATGAGTGCACGATTTGATGCCATCGGGCTGGTCGTCTCCGACATGGGCGCCTCGGTCGCCTTCTATCGGCGGCTGGGGTTCGCGTTTCCCGAGGGGGCCGAGAAGCAGGGGCACGCCGAGGCGGAACTACCGGGTGGCCTGCGGTTGTTGCTGGACACCGAGGAGGTCGTCCGGTCGTTCCACGCCGGGTGGGAGCCGCCTTCGGGCGGAGGGCGGGCCTCACTCGCCCTGCGGTGCGACAGTCCTGCCGAAGTGGACTCCCTGTATGAGGAGTTGATGGCGAGCGGTTGTCGGAGCGAACTCAAGCCCTGGGACGCGATGTGGGGACAGCGGTACGCCACCGTCCTGGACCCTGACGGGAACGGGGTGGACCTGTTCGCACCGCTGGTCTTCTGA
- a CDS encoding helix-turn-helix domain-containing protein — MYRERASRLPDAVVWTSTPAGAEAGRVLPDGCMDLLWHEGRLLVAGPDTRAHLTGGGTSGPWAGIRFHPGTLPVLLGVPAHELRDRRPDLADLWPTAEVRRATALVNAAADPARGLEDLALRRAAEGATRPDPVLRQVVAALDAGRPVAETADELGLSARQLHRRSLTAFGYGPKTLARILRLGRALALARRGTPYAETATRTGYADQAHLSRDVRGLTGLPLSRLLAAHDGGAV, encoded by the coding sequence GTGTACAGAGAACGGGCGTCACGGCTGCCGGACGCGGTCGTGTGGACCAGCACCCCCGCCGGCGCGGAAGCGGGCCGAGTACTCCCCGACGGCTGTATGGACCTGCTGTGGCACGAGGGGCGCCTGCTGGTCGCGGGCCCCGACACCCGCGCCCACCTCACCGGGGGCGGCACGTCGGGCCCCTGGGCCGGCATCCGTTTCCACCCCGGCACCCTCCCCGTGCTGCTGGGAGTGCCCGCGCACGAACTGCGGGACCGGCGCCCCGACCTGGCGGACCTGTGGCCGACGGCGGAGGTACGCCGGGCGACCGCCCTGGTGAACGCGGCGGCCGACCCGGCGCGCGGCCTGGAGGACCTGGCCCTGAGGCGGGCTGCCGAGGGCGCCACCCGGCCCGACCCGGTGCTTCGACAGGTCGTGGCCGCCTTGGACGCGGGCCGCCCGGTCGCCGAAACCGCCGACGAACTCGGCCTGAGCGCACGCCAGTTGCACCGCCGCTCCCTGACTGCCTTCGGATACGGCCCCAAAACACTGGCCCGTATCCTCCGCCTGGGCCGAGCCCTCGCCCTGGCCCGCAGGGGCACCCCGTACGCGGAGACGGCCACCCGCACCGGCTACGCCGACCAGGCCCACCTCTCCCGCGACGTACGGGGCTTGACGGGCCTGCCGCTGAGCAGACTCCTGGCGGCTCACGACGGAGGAGCGGTGTGA
- a CDS encoding YihY/virulence factor BrkB family protein — protein MQPASDSPDAPSGRLHRARALYRNVSKRRTAWLLLKDTVNSCMEYRILGLAAEAAFFTLLSVPPLLLSLIGLLGYVDTWTGAETTQSVRNNIIEASRAVLSDRGVSQIAEPILDDVMEGGRPDVISVGFLFAVWSGSRAVNVFIDTITVMYGLDGVRGIVKTRLMAFLLFIGALLIGSVALPLMVAGPDAVVSVVPWSATLVQILYWPVVILLSVAFLTTLYHVSVPVRSPWIEDVPGALVALAMWVFGSFLLRIYLTNTIEGPTIYGSLAAPVAVLLWIGVSAFAVLVGAAVNAAIDRVWPAAATAAAREENERLRKEQVAEYVARTSTGAGDEAGPDMPSEFPERWSRFLPPEDVTARLRTHVKSSHRQQRPHPHQRNGEGPAGPASPSGEDK, from the coding sequence GTGCAGCCAGCAAGCGATTCCCCCGACGCGCCCTCCGGCCGACTCCACAGGGCCCGGGCCCTGTACCGCAATGTCTCCAAACGCAGGACCGCCTGGCTGCTGCTCAAGGACACCGTCAACTCCTGCATGGAGTACCGGATCCTGGGCCTCGCCGCGGAGGCGGCCTTCTTCACCCTGCTGTCGGTGCCCCCGCTGCTGCTCAGCCTGATCGGCCTGCTCGGCTACGTCGACACCTGGACCGGCGCCGAGACCACCCAGAGTGTGCGGAACAACATCATCGAGGCCTCCCGGGCGGTGCTGTCCGACCGGGGCGTGAGCCAGATCGCCGAGCCGATCCTGGACGACGTGATGGAGGGCGGCCGGCCCGACGTCATCTCCGTCGGCTTCCTCTTCGCCGTCTGGTCGGGCTCCCGCGCGGTGAACGTCTTCATCGACACCATCACCGTCATGTACGGCCTCGACGGTGTGCGCGGCATCGTCAAGACCCGGCTGATGGCCTTCCTGCTGTTCATCGGGGCCCTGCTGATCGGCTCGGTCGCGCTGCCCCTGATGGTGGCCGGCCCCGACGCCGTGGTCAGCGTCGTCCCCTGGTCGGCGACGCTCGTGCAGATTCTCTACTGGCCCGTGGTGATCCTGCTGTCCGTGGCCTTCCTGACCACGCTCTACCACGTCTCCGTGCCCGTGCGGTCCCCGTGGATCGAGGACGTGCCCGGCGCGCTGGTCGCCCTCGCCATGTGGGTGTTCGGCAGCTTCCTGCTGCGGATCTACCTCACCAACACCATCGAGGGCCCCACCATCTACGGGTCCCTCGCCGCCCCCGTCGCCGTACTCCTGTGGATCGGCGTGTCCGCCTTCGCCGTGCTCGTCGGGGCCGCGGTCAACGCCGCGATCGACCGGGTCTGGCCGGCCGCCGCGACCGCAGCCGCCCGTGAGGAGAACGAGCGGCTGCGGAAGGAGCAGGTCGCCGAGTACGTCGCCCGCACCTCCACGGGAGCCGGCGACGAGGCAGGCCCCGACATGCCCTCCGAGTTCCCCGAGCGCTGGTCCCGTTTCCTGCCCCCGGAGGACGTCACGGCCCGCCTGCGCACCCATGTCAAGAGCAGCCATCGGCAGCAGCGCCCTCACCCGCATCAGAGGAACGGGGAGGGCCCGGCGGGCCCGGCGTCACCGTCCGGTGAGGACAAGTAG
- a CDS encoding acyl-CoA dehydrogenase family protein, which produces MAGTTHTVTNQAPPLAQYDVFTADRALTEAVERHLDPPVLEEGLSELTALGRSSGSAQVQEWGVQANENPPRLRTHDRYGHRIDEVDFHPAWHRLLGKGVSAGLTGAWARPGGHVRRAAGFVVWSQVDAGNGCPLSMTHAAVPALRADPALAAEWEPRLTSAVYDRALRPAHEKSGVLLGMGMTEKQGGSDVRANTTSARPLAEDGTYELTGHKWFCSAPVSDAFLVLAQAPGGLTCFLVPRVLENGARNVFLIQRLKDKLGNRSNASSEVEFAGTWARRVGDEGRGVRTIIGMVAATRLDCVLGSAGLMRQAVAQAVHHCTYREAFGGKLVDRPLMRNVLADLALESEAATTLALRLAAAYDDGSERERALLRIAVPTAKYWVTKRCAPLAVEAAECLGGNGYVEDSGMPRLVRESPLNSVWEGAGNVQALDVLRALSRDPQVLDAYLGEVGRARGADHRLDGAVKDLLTELADLEGAEGRARRLVERLALVLQGSLLVRYAPPQVADAFCAARLGGDGGAAFGTLPHTLDLATVVERARPEV; this is translated from the coding sequence ATGGCAGGTACCACGCACACCGTGACCAACCAGGCGCCGCCGCTGGCGCAGTACGACGTGTTCACCGCCGACCGGGCGCTGACGGAGGCCGTCGAACGGCATCTGGACCCGCCGGTGCTGGAGGAGGGCCTGTCCGAACTGACGGCGCTCGGACGCAGCTCCGGCTCCGCCCAGGTGCAGGAATGGGGAGTGCAGGCCAATGAGAACCCGCCCCGGCTGCGCACCCACGACCGGTACGGGCACCGGATCGACGAGGTCGACTTCCATCCCGCCTGGCACCGGCTGCTCGGCAAGGGCGTCTCGGCGGGTCTGACGGGCGCGTGGGCGCGGCCGGGCGGGCATGTGCGGCGGGCGGCGGGGTTCGTGGTGTGGTCACAGGTCGATGCCGGGAACGGCTGCCCGCTGTCGATGACGCACGCGGCCGTGCCCGCCCTGCGCGCGGACCCGGCGCTCGCCGCCGAGTGGGAGCCGCGGCTGACGTCGGCGGTGTACGACCGGGCGCTGCGGCCCGCCCACGAGAAGTCCGGTGTGCTCCTCGGGATGGGCATGACGGAGAAACAGGGCGGCAGCGACGTACGGGCCAACACGACGTCCGCGCGGCCGCTGGCCGAGGACGGGACGTACGAGCTGACCGGGCACAAGTGGTTCTGCTCGGCTCCGGTGTCGGACGCGTTCCTGGTGCTGGCGCAGGCTCCCGGCGGGCTCACCTGTTTCCTGGTGCCGCGCGTGCTCGAGAACGGCGCGCGCAACGTGTTTCTGATCCAGCGGCTCAAGGACAAGCTGGGCAACCGGTCCAACGCGTCCTCGGAAGTCGAGTTCGCGGGGACGTGGGCGCGGCGGGTCGGGGACGAGGGGCGCGGGGTGCGCACCATCATCGGGATGGTGGCGGCGACCCGGCTGGACTGCGTGCTGGGCTCGGCGGGGCTGATGCGGCAGGCCGTGGCGCAGGCGGTGCACCACTGCACGTACCGGGAGGCGTTCGGCGGCAAGCTGGTCGACAGGCCGCTGATGCGCAACGTCCTGGCCGATCTCGCGCTGGAGTCGGAGGCGGCCACCACGCTGGCGCTGCGGCTCGCCGCGGCCTACGACGACGGGAGCGAGCGGGAGCGGGCGCTGCTGCGGATCGCGGTGCCGACCGCCAAGTACTGGGTGACCAAGCGGTGTGCGCCGCTCGCGGTGGAGGCGGCGGAGTGCCTGGGCGGCAACGGGTACGTGGAGGATTCGGGGATGCCCCGGCTGGTGCGCGAGTCCCCGCTGAACTCGGTGTGGGAGGGCGCCGGCAACGTCCAGGCGCTGGACGTGCTGCGCGCCCTGAGCCGGGATCCGCAGGTGCTGGACGCGTATCTCGGCGAGGTCGGTCGGGCACGCGGGGCCGATCACCGACTGGACGGCGCGGTCAAGGACCTGCTGACCGAACTGGCCGACCTGGAGGGCGCCGAAGGGCGCGCGCGGCGGCTCGTGGAGCGGCTCGCGCTGGTGCTCCAGGGCTCGCTGCTGGTGCGGTACGCGCCGCCGCAGGTCGCCGACGCGTTCTGCGCGGCACGGCTGGGCGGTGACGGGGGCGCGGCCTTCGGGACACTGCCGCACACCCTCGACCTCGCGACGGTGGTGGAACGGGCCCGGCCGGAGGTGTGA
- a CDS encoding GAF domain-containing protein — MDVRHLVGVDTTRAARMLSEVRSATLSGRRAPMAPRPVIEESWERVLRSGVDPDHDVRAGLLSRAEVQRRREGSALRHVLPVLREGLLPFADVTRHIMVVADADGRVLWREGSAAVLRKADGIGFAVGADWREDVVGTNGVGTPAVTRRPVQVFAAEHFVRSHAAWTCAGAPLTDPRDGRLIGVVDVSGPLETMHPSTLAWVDSVAKLAEARLRERHLESLERLRSVAAPVLARVGGRALVVDRHGWTAAVTGVPYTRRLALPDAVSAGMRWLPALGRCSLEPLAGGWLVRAADEPVSRAASRVVLDLREPRGASVEVSGGAGSWSRKLSPRHAELLYLLAVQRAGRSAAGLAEDVFGDPARTVTVRAEMSRVRRYLGGLLEHRPYRFTEGADVDVLLPDDPRDLLPHSRAPALGGGREHPQASARRDRGPKSPPAPRPGKPGP, encoded by the coding sequence ATGGACGTGAGGCATCTGGTCGGCGTGGACACGACGCGCGCGGCCAGGATGCTGAGTGAGGTCCGCTCCGCGACGCTCTCCGGTCGCCGCGCGCCCATGGCGCCCCGCCCGGTGATCGAGGAGTCCTGGGAGCGGGTGCTGCGCAGCGGCGTCGACCCGGACCACGACGTCCGGGCCGGGCTGCTGTCCCGCGCGGAGGTGCAGCGGCGGCGGGAGGGTTCGGCGCTTCGGCATGTGCTGCCGGTGCTGCGGGAGGGGCTGCTGCCGTTCGCGGACGTCACCCGTCACATCATGGTGGTGGCCGACGCGGACGGCAGGGTGCTGTGGCGGGAGGGCAGCGCGGCGGTCCTGCGCAAGGCGGACGGCATCGGTTTCGCGGTGGGTGCGGACTGGCGCGAGGACGTCGTCGGCACCAACGGGGTGGGCACCCCGGCGGTGACCCGCCGGCCGGTGCAGGTGTTCGCCGCCGAGCACTTCGTACGGTCGCACGCCGCCTGGACGTGTGCGGGGGCGCCCCTGACCGATCCGCGGGACGGGCGGCTGATCGGTGTGGTGGATGTGAGCGGGCCGCTGGAGACGATGCACCCGTCCACGCTGGCCTGGGTCGACTCGGTGGCCAAGCTCGCCGAGGCCCGGCTGCGGGAGCGTCATCTGGAGTCGCTGGAGCGGCTGAGGTCGGTGGCGGCGCCGGTGCTGGCCCGGGTCGGTGGACGGGCCCTGGTGGTGGACCGGCACGGGTGGACGGCCGCGGTGACCGGAGTGCCGTACACAAGACGGCTGGCGCTGCCGGATGCGGTGTCGGCCGGGATGCGGTGGCTGCCGGCGCTGGGCCGCTGCTCCCTGGAGCCGCTGGCCGGGGGCTGGCTGGTGCGGGCGGCGGACGAGCCGGTGTCCCGTGCGGCGAGCCGTGTCGTGCTGGATCTGCGGGAGCCGCGCGGCGCGTCGGTGGAGGTGTCCGGTGGCGCGGGCTCCTGGTCGCGGAAGCTGAGCCCCCGCCATGCCGAACTGCTGTATCTGCTGGCCGTGCAGCGGGCCGGCCGCAGCGCCGCGGGCCTGGCCGAGGACGTGTTCGGGGACCCGGCCCGTACGGTGACGGTGCGCGCCGAGATGTCCAGGGTGCGGCGCTATCTGGGCGGCTTGCTGGAGCACCGGCCGTACCGGTTCACGGAGGGCGCCGACGTCGACGTCCTGCTCCCGGACGACCCGCGTGACCTGCTGCCGCACTCGAGGGCCCCGGCACTGGGCGGCGGCCGCGAGCACCCGCAGGCGAGCGCACGCCGGGACCGCGGCCCGAAGAGCCCGCCGGCCCCCCGGCCCGGAAAGCCCGGGCCATGA